One genomic window of Ruminococcus gauvreauii includes the following:
- a CDS encoding ABC transporter permease — protein MKTIHGNKLAVIMEMKAKALFSKNFIIMPIFAIGFTFIMKLIYGSIAGSGGMNDQLKGMALSYGALMNITMTGIYCVSAALAEEKEKHTLRALMTSSVNGLEFFLGSLIPVIAMVTVVNAVLVPVVGFRMNGVQWAVYISVSLLAAVASGVIGMIFGIFAKNQITAGTLTTPALLVLMMIPMFSGLNAALGKISDFLFTGVMVQIVENMAGGSEKLVNASSIIVIVTEIIAAVVCFLVIYRRNGYDSE, from the coding sequence GTGAAAACAATACATGGAAATAAACTGGCAGTGATCATGGAGATGAAAGCGAAGGCACTGTTTTCAAAAAACTTTATCATCATGCCGATATTCGCAATTGGTTTTACATTCATTATGAAACTGATTTACGGATCAATAGCGGGCAGCGGCGGTATGAATGATCAGCTGAAAGGCATGGCTCTGTCCTATGGCGCGTTGATGAATATCACAATGACGGGCATCTACTGTGTCAGTGCCGCTCTGGCTGAGGAAAAAGAAAAGCATACCCTGCGTGCGCTGATGACCTCATCGGTAAACGGCCTGGAATTCTTTCTGGGAAGCCTGATTCCGGTTATCGCAATGGTGACCGTGGTAAATGCCGTACTGGTTCCCGTTGTTGGATTCCGCATGAATGGTGTACAGTGGGCTGTTTACATCTCCGTCTCACTTCTGGCGGCTGTTGCCAGCGGAGTGATCGGCATGATCTTCGGAATCTTTGCAAAGAATCAGATCACTGCAGGAACACTGACGACGCCGGCACTGCTGGTCCTGATGATGATCCCCATGTTTTCCGGCCTGAATGCGGCGCTTGGGAAAATATCTGATTTCCTGTTTACGGGGGTCATGGTGCAGATCGTGGAAAATATGGCGGGCGGCAGTGAAAAACTTGTGAACGCCTCCAGTATCATTGTGATCGTAACGGAGATTATTGCTGCCGTTGTATGTTTTCTTGTGATATACCGCAGGAACGGATATGATTCGGAATAG
- a CDS encoding ABC transporter ATP-binding protein, producing MNTESIRLDHITKKFDRDPVLKDLNAVLKTGEILGFLGPSGAGKTTTIKILTGQLKPTSGDAYVLGIHVKNIDETIYEQIGIVTDHSGIYERMTVYENLKYFAKILKVDLKRVDELLDRVGLAEHRKKPAGKLSKGQTQRLVLARAVLHRPRVLFLDEPTSGLDPSTALDIHSLLRQMRDDGMSVFLTTHNMEEAAKLCDHVALLNDGQIVEYGTPKELCLRYNSKKKYRVLLEKGEELLLDQNDENINRIATWMKNNQVEALHSCEPTLETVFLTVTGRALQ from the coding sequence ATGAATACAGAATCGATTCGCCTGGATCATATCACAAAAAAGTTTGACAGAGATCCGGTTTTAAAAGATCTGAACGCAGTGTTAAAAACAGGAGAGATCCTGGGGTTTTTGGGTCCCAGCGGAGCGGGTAAGACGACAACCATCAAGATTTTGACGGGACAGCTGAAACCGACATCGGGGGATGCCTATGTGCTGGGAATTCATGTGAAAAATATTGATGAGACCATTTATGAGCAGATCGGGATTGTCACAGACCATTCGGGGATCTATGAGCGAATGACGGTGTATGAGAATCTTAAATATTTTGCCAAAATATTGAAGGTGGATTTGAAAAGAGTCGATGAACTGCTTGACCGGGTGGGACTCGCGGAACACAGGAAAAAGCCGGCCGGGAAATTATCCAAAGGCCAGACGCAGCGGCTGGTGCTTGCAAGAGCAGTTCTTCACAGGCCCAGGGTACTTTTTCTGGATGAACCGACAAGCGGTCTGGATCCGTCAACAGCACTTGATATCCACAGCCTTTTAAGGCAGATGAGGGATGACGGGATGTCTGTTTTTCTTACCACACACAATATGGAGGAGGCCGCAAAGCTCTGCGACCACGTGGCGCTGCTGAATGACGGGCAGATCGTAGAGTATGGAACCCCGAAAGAGTTATGTCTGCGCTACAACAGTAAGAAAAAGTACCGGGTGCTGCTCGAAAAGGGAGAAGAGCTCCTGCTGGACCAGAATGATGAGAATATAAACCGCATTGCAACATGGATGAAAAATAATCAGGTGGAGGCCCTTCATTCTTGTGAGCCGACGCTGGAAACCGTATTTTTGACCGTAACAGGGAGGGCGCTGCAGTGA